The Lentisphaera araneosa HTCC2155 genome has a window encoding:
- a CDS encoding sulfatase family protein, whose translation MIKKTLTLSLALASSLLANKTNILFIFSDDHATQAISAYGGRFAKVAPTPNLDRLADEGMLFKRCMVTNSICGPSRATILTGKYSHLNGFMVNEKTTFNGAQQTFPKLLQKAGYETSIIGKWHLGSKPTGFDHWDILPGQGMYYNPDFDSPQGRSRVEGYCTEVVTDKALTWLKKERDSSKPFMLMVQHKAPHREWSPALKYLNAFDDVKMPEPSSLFDDYEGRGKAARNQDMSIDISMELGKDLKVKEFDKKGHLAGRIHKRMTAAQLKAWNAAYEPKNQALLEAKPQGKDLIRWKYQRYVKDYLRCIKSVDDSLGQLLDYLDESGLAQNTIVIYSSDQGFYLGEHGWFDKRFMYDESYRTPLLIRWPGHTKEGSKTSKLVSNLDFAETFLEIAGEEIPSDMQGASLVPLLKGEDPKHWRKSHYYHYYEFPGWHMVQRHEGAYDGRYKLMYFYDIDEWELYDLKADPEEMTNQFNNPEYSSVLTHMKQELQKLRSQHQVPKNKIKDVSNPSQKYITNHEAEVIN comes from the coding sequence ATGATTAAAAAAACTCTCACTCTTAGCCTTGCTTTGGCTTCTTCTTTACTTGCCAATAAAACTAATATCCTCTTTATCTTCAGTGACGATCATGCCACTCAGGCCATCAGTGCTTACGGAGGACGCTTTGCTAAAGTCGCACCCACACCCAATCTAGATCGTCTTGCTGACGAAGGTATGCTCTTTAAAAGATGCATGGTTACCAATTCCATCTGTGGCCCCAGTCGCGCGACTATACTCACGGGAAAATATAGTCACCTCAATGGCTTTATGGTGAATGAGAAAACTACATTTAATGGCGCACAACAAACCTTCCCCAAGCTCCTTCAAAAAGCGGGTTATGAAACCTCCATCATCGGAAAATGGCACCTTGGATCCAAGCCAACTGGATTCGATCACTGGGACATTCTTCCTGGACAAGGCATGTACTATAATCCCGACTTTGATAGCCCACAAGGACGCTCAAGAGTAGAAGGCTACTGCACCGAAGTCGTCACAGACAAAGCACTGACATGGCTCAAAAAAGAACGAGACTCATCAAAACCATTCATGCTCATGGTTCAGCATAAAGCTCCCCATCGCGAATGGTCACCTGCCCTCAAGTATCTCAATGCTTTTGATGATGTAAAGATGCCAGAACCTAGTAGTCTTTTTGATGATTATGAAGGACGGGGAAAAGCCGCCCGCAACCAAGACATGTCTATTGATATTTCTATGGAACTCGGCAAAGACTTAAAAGTTAAAGAATTTGACAAAAAAGGTCATCTCGCAGGACGTATTCATAAACGTATGACAGCTGCACAACTCAAAGCTTGGAACGCAGCCTACGAACCGAAAAACCAAGCTTTATTAGAGGCAAAACCTCAAGGAAAAGATCTGATTCGTTGGAAATATCAACGCTATGTCAAAGACTACTTGCGTTGCATCAAGTCTGTAGACGACTCGCTTGGCCAACTCCTCGATTACCTCGATGAATCAGGCCTCGCTCAAAACACCATTGTCATCTACTCTTCTGACCAAGGCTTCTATTTAGGTGAACATGGCTGGTTTGACAAACGTTTCATGTACGATGAATCCTACCGCACACCATTGCTTATCCGCTGGCCTGGACACACGAAGGAAGGCTCAAAAACTAGCAAACTCGTCTCTAACCTAGATTTTGCAGAAACATTTTTAGAGATTGCTGGAGAAGAGATTCCTTCAGATATGCAGGGTGCATCCCTCGTTCCATTACTCAAAGGAGAGGACCCAAAACATTGGAGAAAAAGCCACTACTACCATTATTATGAATTCCCAGGGTGGCATATGGTTCAACGTCATGAAGGAGCTTATGATGGTCGTTATAAACTCATGTATTTTTACGATATTGACGAATGGGAACTTTACGACTTAAAAGCTGATCCAGAAGAAATGACCAATCAATTTAACAACCCAGAATACAGCTCCGTGCTCACCCACATGAAACAAGAACTGCAAAAACTACGTTCTCAACATCAAGTTCCTAAAAACAAGATTAAAGACGTTTCAAATCCTAGTCAAAAATACATCACCAATCACGAAGCTGAAGTTATTAACTAA